In the genome of Macadamia integrifolia cultivar HAES 741 unplaced genomic scaffold, SCU_Mint_v3 scaffold2546, whole genome shotgun sequence, the window TAAATGTCAGGAACATCAGATTGTTTGTGGTGTTTAGGGTATGCTACTTGACCATACATATCATATTTGTCAATCAGCTTAATTATTGTCAAAAGAACAGATGCATTTGTGCCAGACATTTCATCAATAGAATCTCTATTCCCCATTATTAATGTCTGAAACaacagaaaaatggaagaaaaacctGCTTCAGCTCTTATGAACAATCATCAGCATTTACCCACTAAATAAGTGTCATTATGTGTCAAACAGAAACCATACGAGATTGGCAAGCTCCCTTAATGGGCGACATTCTCCAAATGCTTTGACCAAAGTTGTAATGTTCTTTTTAGGGTCCGGTCTAGCAAGGGCAAGTATCATAGGCTTGCGTGGGTTGGTAAAGAAGCGCATTATCTGccacataaataaatatataaataattgcCCAAGCCCAACTTCTACATTCGAAAACCAATTGCAACTGTAGAATCTGAAAGAAATCATCACTTGAAAATCAGTCAATCATGGATCAGAAGGAATAGAGAACAGAAGATTATTAAAACCTCAGACCAAATAGGTGGATCTGGGGAAGATTGATTATCTTCATTTCCTTCTGTTTCGCCGTCTATATCACCATCATGTGGAATAATATGATGGAACTCCATTCCAGGAGGAATAACCTGCAGATATTGACTTTACCAATTAGGACTCGTTATTGAGAATATTCTCCTACAACTTGACTAGTTTTGCATCAAATATGCAATTAATTCAAGCTTACTTAAATTCATTAAATAACTTTCATGGGAACCATACAGAATTTTATAAACATCAGTCAGTACTTACAACCATTCGAGGCATGAACCTGCCATAACAGCTAACACTACGCTTGATCCTTGCTCGCAATTTGCGCTCTAGTATCGGATCAAAACCATCATACAAACGCCATTGCTCTTCTATCTCCTGTCTTGTACTAGTGATTACTATTTCAGATGCATCAAGAGATATCTCTTCACCCTCTATCCGACGCATTATTTTGTATGTGGAATTTATTTCATCCTTGGACATGCGCCCTTGTTTCAGAAGTTGTTCAAGCTTATCCCGACCAAGTGAGTGGCCAGTGAAAAGCATCGGAACATTCAAAGCCCCAGACAGAAGAGCAGCAGAATCACCTGCATCTGCATAATGCCCATGGATGGCAGTAGGCCAGACTGGTTGCCCACCACCAATCTGTTCTCCCAGAACCTTAGACATCTGTATTATATGGCTAAGAGCACCATCAACAAATTCAGGAATGTGGGGCCACAACAGTTCCTTTTCAACATATTTATCCCTAGGCCCAAATGGTATACGGACGATATAAGCACCACTGCTCTCTCCCATGTCATCCGTGAAACTATCAAAGTTTCTCAGTGTCAACATCTCTGTTGGTTCACCATAACTCCAATCTACATCAGGTGCTGATACTTGTCTCGTCAACAAATCAACCCGATAAACTCCCGGCATTGTGCCTAAAGCCCTTGCAAGTTCAACAACATATTTAACCTaacaaaatgagaaaattttaGATTTCTCTGTGACAGCTGAATACTGATGGCATCAATGAATTATCAAATATATGTACATCAACAAGGACCTCAGGGATAACGTTATCTGGTCAAATGCTACCTGACCACCGGTATCAGAATCACGCCCAAGCTCCATGTTTTCACCCCGTATTAGGCCATGGAGACTGCATGAAGAGTGTTGGTTAAAAACATCATCATGCATGCCAAATAGATCAAAAGAATAACATCACAGTATCAGGACAAAAAGGTAGtccaaaaaaacataaactgCAGCAAACCCACAATCTCTTTACAGCTCGTCTCCAGAAGCTTCTCAACTATAAAGTACATGAACAGAGTTTTAAGTTTTGGCATCAATTTAAGACCTATAGAAATtaaatgaaatatattttaaatatttaactCAAAAAGTGTTCTGTAAGCAAAAAATGATTGAAATCTGGGAACTTTGAATTCTACAAAATTACTTTTCAGAGAGGTTCAATTTAGCCGACTCCATTTAACaaggataaggctgagtttgagTTCGATTTTGAGACTGTAAGTAGGgcaaaaaaatcatgaaatgcTCAACTGAAAGCTAAAATAGATGTCCCATTCACTGATTGAAATGCATTCCTTTGAATAACTACCTCAACAGATAATTGAATAGACTGGCCAACTATCTGAAACAGAAAAGTTGAGCATAACATGTTAGTCCATACCTAATCAACACAATGTacaatttcttttccttttgttgaCTAGCCCAGGTCTCCATTACATCTACGGAACTGATTCTACGCATTCTGCCTCTGTTGCTTTCACCATGAGCTGACAATTCACTGACGAcatctcctttctctccttctgACAAGTCTTCTGACATATCAGCGGTTGCCTCCCTGCGACCTTTTTCACGCTCAAGACGACGTTTTGCCAAACGCTGAGCTTCCTCTCCTTCATGCTGcatcaaaataaccaaaataactACTTTCAGAAAATAATCATAAAGGAAGATGAGGGCAATTAACTGATGATTTCAAGTAGAATTTGCAGGTTGCAAATGGAATATCAGTCTGAATCCTTAGAACACATTACTTAATGAGAAAAAGGGATAGATTACCTAGGATCAGAAAAATGGGATCTAAGAAAtgatacaaaaagaataagaacCCAAAAAAACAGCAAGGACATCCAATCCTACTTATTGTCCATAATACATCAGAATAATTACTATGGATGAAATCATAACTCAAATTTAATGGACCAAGAATTACATTACGGAAGGACTGGTGTTATTGTATTTTCATATTGGCATCCATGAAATTATGTAATTGACCATTTTAAACATCCATCAAACACTGATCGAAACTTCATCCCACAATAAAACATCTACTCATGAAGCAGGGAGTAACCACACCGAGTAAATTTTGTCAATGAAAAACAAAGCATTTGCGTTTTTGCAATTCAACTGTCAACCTAAGGATATCCCAGAAAGAAAGAGTAAGCTTTTATTCCATAAGTAATAAGATAGCAACGATCTCTGTGGTGAAGGTATCACAAAACAAATTAACAAGTATTAACCAATTTTCTTCCGCAATCATCCACAACCAACATGAATTAAACACTGTTGAAGATAAAAATCAATGGGCAGAATTCAACAATGAACTGTTATTTTACTTGATAAAGCTACAATTTTTTTCATGTCAATGAATCCATTTTCATTCGATATTGATAATGTAGCAAAACATGTTTCATTATACATATATAAAGAATCACAAATCCCAAAACCTTATAACAACTACTTCAGGTACTAAATAATTTTACTAAGGCATATtagggggaagaagaagtagCCCGATACATGGTGGCCCATATGAAATGGACATGTAGCTAACCCATGAGTTTGACAGACAGAATGACAACATCAGCACTTGACATCTTGGAAATAGCCAAATATGTAAGGATAGCTACCACCTGCTTGTCCATTTCATCTTCTACTTTGCACATGTTAGAGTGAATGTTAGAAAACAGGTTGAGAAAGTAAGTTTTTATAGAAAAGGGGTAGGGAGACAGCAGAAAGTGTAAGGGGAAGCATCAAGTGCATGGATGGCTATATGATTGAGATGTGCCACTAAATTTCACAGGTGGAATCCAAAGGATACTGCATCCCAGAACCAGAGTGACCGAATCAAACTTCCACACAACATCAAAAGCTGCATAACTAGGAAACACATTCGAGGATAATTGgatattttttaaagaaataaagaactCATGGTTTTAGCCTCAAATTAAGTATAAACCCAATATGATCCAAATCAGCCAAAAAAATTCACAACTACAAGCAGCAAGGTGTTGCAAAGTCCTAATCAGCCTTTAGTTAAACAGAGTTGATCTATGAACTGTGCAAAAGCACAATCAAAGTGGAACCAAACCCAACACGAAATGATTTTCCAGTTTCAATAATCTATCAACATACAAAGTATTGGCAATAGCAAAGAAGAATCCAAACAACAGTATAACTACTAAGCTCCACACATCAGACGACAAGTCAATTGGAAAACCACAAAACCTGCTTCTTCTGCCGGGCCAAATTCCAAATCCTCCAACACATATTCTCCAATCTCGTATTCCTCTCCTGAGGACTCCTTGTCGCCGATGCCTGCATCAATAcataaaagaggagaaaaaattatcatttcCATCATCCTGCAACCAAAAATCCTTCGAATCCTGCTAAAATCCTGAACACGGATGATCAGAGAACAATAAAACTCGCTATATGAGAAGAACAAACTGAAACTTTAAATAGTATTTTATCATACCTTAACCCATGAGCGATACAGATCGGTCTCATCGAAACCAGTAATGACTTCCTCGACGAAGTATCGAGTGGGACTGAATCTGCCTCTCTCCCTCAACAACAACGATGACTTGGGATTCTCGATTCCTGGCCCGACATCGAGAATCGCTTCCAGGTAACTATTTATCCAGTCGTTTCCCGCCATTAAtggtttctatttctttcagCTCGAAGAATTGTACCAGAGAGGAAGACAACGAGAATCGAGAACGAACAGAACTGTTACCTTACTACTTTTCTAGTTCTGGTTTTTCTGGTAGGATCTGAAaacaacagagagagagagagagagagagagagagagagaagagtctTTAAAAATTgagatgggagagggaaatGGGAAGAAGCTTATAAAGGAGTAAAGGAGAGAGTCTCATACTCAGACTCGCAGTTGAAAAACCtggaaaataatataaaaattactCTTCGTTTTTCTTTCACTCTCCTACATTTGGGGAAAAGGTCCGAACTTTGATTCGGGTATTATGCCAAATAACTGTGCTGGATTCTTATatgacaaaaatacccttctcttttttctttttcctctagtTTATCAGTAATGTATGGTTTATTGGTTTATTGGTTTATTGGTTTAtaacttctaccaaaaaaatatatatgtatattgttTGTAACTATTACTGTCATAGTTTCAAGAATCGGGTATTGGATCGATGAATCGGCTTACTCTGTCTGATCTTGATTTATGTTGATCCTAATCATTAGTACTTGAATTGGAATCGCATCTTTGTATCGATTAGATTTCCTAATCATTTTTCTAATATTCTAACCTCGATCGGATTGATTCTTGAACTGATAGTCCATTCCATTTTCATCTCATAATGGTTGAGAATCGATTACATCAGATCGATTCAAGTAGATTCTGATTTGATCCTTGTTTCgctttttaaaaccttgattatGTTGTCTCGTTTATCCTTAAATGCTTAAATAATGTCTATGTaaattttacgaataattcaTGACTGCTAAGTACGAATTAGTAATTAGGATTGTTTGGTAATTTATATCGTAGAATTTGGAAATAGTTTGAACTAATGAGTTGTGTTGGTATTTAACTCTTTACATATGCATCTAcaatttatttcattaaattttattaaataatctATATGACTCATATATGAGGCTTCGTTAAATTTTTTAACTATTTAGTTGGTTCATAAATGAAATAAGACAATAAACATCCAATGACTGCCCTTGGATAGAAatcatttcaagaaaaaaagggattaTTTGAGAGAGGGGTGAGAAGATAGAAGGAGCACTTGCACATGCTACACTCAGCTACATTCAAGGaccctttaattttttataataataaagaaattggCATTTTAGTACTTATTGGTCATTTGAGCACTTGTTTAGGTTTATTATGTAATTTTGGTTTGGTCCATTAGACCTAACATGACATGAGTGTCTATGAAGACAAGTaactctttgtttttttagaaAGGCCGCTGACTCTTTTATATTTACATAGAGGTCCACAATTAAAGgatatctaccaaaaaaactcATGTCAGATGTGTGGCAATACACTCAATGGACACCTGTGCACCTCCTGCCATGCGACACTTGGAACATTGCATAACAGTGTTGTATTTTAttagtcttaaaaaaaaattgtaatttattattattttttaaattaaatttattaTGTCCTGATTtggttttttccctttctttctttgccaACAGAGTCATGCTACCCACCACTGTGGTTTGACTTAATGTATCCTCACATGAAACAAATTCTATATAATTAAAGAGTAGTGGTTCTTCAGTTCAGGTGCATCtagaatttaaaatatatatatatatatatatatatatgtgtgtgtgtgtgtttaaaTGTCTTTTACAGATCTGCTATGTCTCAGCATAATTTGAAAGTGTATTCTAACAATTCAAGAAATAATATTAAAACATAACTTTTTATTACAAATGTTTTCTTGAAAAGtattattatataatttattttctttaatcacaATTTAGAGTTGAGATATTCACAGAGTGGGTtcttacaacttacaaaatattGAGATAAAAATGATAAgataacaaaaatatataatatataattagtAAATCTTTCAAATCATGGGTAGAAGACTAAAGCtgcatttggtatgattttttagAATGCATAcgtaccaaatgcagcctaagttTGCTAATTGCCAAaaacaaggaataaaaaaatggtGCAACTTTGTCATCGAAGTGGTAAACTAAGAAATTGTTACATTTTCTCTATTGTCCCTTGTCCTTTTTCCCAAAGTAATTTAACGCATATTTAATGTATAgataaaaatggttttcaataaactaaaagttatttaatatgatttttattgaaatgataggatttatttttattaaaaaaaaatgttctccaCCATATGtggcaaaatatatatatatatatatatatatattttttaagtagAAAAAACATAGACGGTATTGATCTAATTTGAGGTGAGAGGCAAATTAGAATATTTTTCTCAtcttatatgaagaaatcttATTGCGacaaaaattaatgaaaaagaaattataacaTTACTTTTTAAAACTTTTAATATAACACAATTCTTTTTTCAATTAGgataaattttatcattttagaaTGACAACTCTTGAAATAATATTTCACTTCCAAATAATTCTTATAATTCTTTTTATCTTTGACTTAAATAACTTTTAAGAACAATTAATAAATAACATACAACTCTCACTTCAAGTCTTCATCCCCTTGGTGgacatattattattattattatattttaccaaaatttattattaatatttaatagtATAACTTTTTCGTTACAAGAGgattggtttttctttctttgaaacTGCTctctaatattattttatttgaaaataaaaatttttaaataaacaattgacacttgttttttgtttttcttttcaaccTTGAAGAATTCATCTATTCAAGAACACACATAtagaattaaaaagaaataaattgacAAAACAAACACCACCTAAAGATCTTTCTTCCAAAATATAGAATTTGTCTGGAAAGTTATATTTCTCATTTTAAGTTGTGTTTTCATGGACAAACAAAACTATTTGACCCCATTTGCTTgatgaaaaaaatgagaaaggtaaaaaaaggataaaaatatattcatccattcttatctgacaaaaataagtgaaaacatcctctgccgCGGATGCAACAGTACAGCAAGCATCCAATGGCCGAAACAACATCGAGGCACATGCCGATGTCATCTCGGCCATCTGATACTCGCCATACCACCACACCTGTGGCATACAATCATTACTCAAAAAATAAGGGTCTTAGCCCTTAGGTATTTTATAAATTACCAGATTGGAAGCTAAGATGAAACCATGTCAACGTATGAATTCTAATCCAAAGACCACACCAGGTAAGCATCATTTATACTTGATATATTAGGAAATAGCTTCATCATGTAGCTGGACCAGAGAAGCACAAAGAAgcacaatatttttttattttttatttttgtagaaaGAAGCACATTAAATAGGTATAattattagtaaaaaaaaattgattaattataaagagagagaaggagaaggtaaCGGTCCCATATGAGGACTTTTAGTTAAGAAATGATTGATTataaagagaaggagaaggtccCTACCAAAATAcacaaaagagaaggagaaggtaaCGGTCACATATGAGGAATTTTAGTTATGGGTCATGTAACGTATAGCGTGTTTAAGCATTTGGCACTCAATATAATtccattttgttttgatgtggCAACTGGCAAAAGCAaattttccttataaaataGCTCTTCCTGGGCAACGCTGGAATGTAAAatcaagagaaaatattttgaattttaatctCCTGTTCCAAGGTCGccgaaaggaaagagaaaaaagggggaggggggtcAAAGCTGACGCAATAAATCTTTTCTTGCTAGTTGAAGAAACATGTGAacagatcaggttcacgtacgagaatgttttTGTACGCTTCTGATCCGTGTATagaaaatctattaaatgaagagagagaaaatttattCTATATTCATGATCAGGACCGTTCTCGTatattctcgtacgtgaacctgatccgcccTCAAGAAACACTAGTTGTTGTATTGAAATCATGATTTGAGGACTCGATTCGGTATTGACTTTGATCAATTTTAAATCATGATCGATGCCATATTGAtggatccaaaaaaaataaagagtaaaacaatattttttttttttttaaattaaacccaagggtATTTCTATCCGATCTAGATTGATATTAGATCAGCATTAGCCTTCACCGATCCTATCCCCAATTCTGTCTTCTCAAACCATGATTGAAATTGTCAAGTAGATATACAATAACAGCCTCAACTAGTTGTAGGAAGATCTCGGGATTAAAACCAGCACAAAAGGAAGAGGAGTAAGTTAATACTTAGGTTATGTTTGATATATATTTTCGTAACATATTATTTaccttattaaaaaaagaaaaagaaaaagaaaaaagggagagggtttcaCGCGGATGGAGGAGGTAATAATTCCATATTGGAAGTGGATAGCTTGCTATAGAGACTTATAGGTATTTGGGCACCCTCTCCTTAGCGTTTAGCTTTTGAGGAAGAGTTCTACCCAAATTCATAACAAGTGGTCTCTGAGCCAAGGTTTGGCAGGGTCAAGTTATGACAAGGCCAAGGCATAGGAACTCGTTGTGTCTTCGATGATGAAATCAGAGAAGATCTCGATGGCTCCTACATGGAGGGGAAGATGGGATGATCTTGGACTTCCGCGTGGAGGGGAAAATTGTTTTTGTTCAACGTGGATGACAAAAGTAACAATTCCAAATCGGAAGTGGATAGCCTGATGTAGAGACTTATAGGTATTTGGGTATCATCATCTCCTTAACACCTAGTTTTTAGGATGAGTTTTACCCAAGTCTCTAACAAGATCCACTTGTTGGGAAAAATAACCATTCACTATATGTGTGCAAGTTAATGGAGATCCTTAACAAATAAAcccaagcacaaaagaatacacCAATCTTATGTGGAAATCCATGGGACCTCtttgaagtaaaattttcacCGTAATAAAAGATTTCCTCCCTAAACAATATAAAGGCTACTAAAATATCACAAGAAAAATCCTATATTGGATTATGGAACAATTCACCAAACAATGGTGGATTCATAAGATCACATTACTTTCACCTAAAAACCTATCAtaacaaaatatgaaaaagtCAATACCTTCCATTCTTCCCTTGACAAAAAGAGATCCGTTATGCCGCAAACTAATACGAGATAacaccttctcttctctttttctcacaAAAAAGATTGGAACTGAAAATTAAGAGTGTCAATATATAATCGAAATTGTTTACCAGAATCGAAATTGATCAGTTATAACAGAACAGAACAGCACCGTAGTAAATTGAtccagttttggttttataggccataattttGGTTTggaaccaaatcgaaccaaaaaaCCGATGGTTAACTGgcacctagtattaaagacttaaagtgttttgaagtTCTATGGGTCTCCATGAAAATAggggagaaggaaaaaaaaaaatcaaagtacgaaccgagaagggagcttcactttcacacaatcacacttcttgattttctaatttctaagatcatagttaattagttataatatgtggAGTCTTTTACGTAGAAAATATATTGTCCTtggcaaaataaatgtatattgtcttaactccttaggaaatttaatatatataggATTCACACTAATtgtaggatgcaaaccattttctaaaacgacactattaaccccatgtaaaccgattgtgaaccgaaTAACAAAATCCGATTAAAAACCGTTAAAACCCAAATCGGATGAaaatgattctgatttcaccttattcctatccggtgcggttttggtttcacgttatcaaaatgtaaactgAACCGAATAACCAAAACTGCACTGTTTAACACCCCTACTGGAAATAGATCTCATACAGAAGAAACAACTACGTCCCAATACGAAATCAAAATTGGATTTGTATATATATCCACCACTTCTCCCTTAAGATAGTTGTGAGCATATTGATAGAGACGCGAGAGAGTAGATGAAACTCTCTTGCCACCTCTATTTTTTAACCGTCTTACTTTGTGTGGGTCCCCTTAAGACGTGAGGAGAATTCAATCCCAATACCAGAAAGGCAATGTGGCTCTTACACCAGCACgtgggccaatgagagcactaATATAAAAGCATTGAGTGGGATTTTTACTTTTTGTGAGGGAGTCTCCCTCTCCCAAAATTGTGTCCATGTTACAAGTTacattagttatctttcccttataATGATAAACTATGATTTCGTCACAAATTTAAAGTATTTTCGTCAAATCTCTCGTCGCCAATAGAAACAACTTGAACGGATCAGTTGACACCCCTCACTATGAAGTAGTTTGTGGAGTCAAATTCAGCAACATCCGCACATTTGCGACTCGCTTATGGATAGCTTCTGATAGTCGTTGGATTGGAATGTGAAATGAGATCCATCTATGTGCCTCTCCGAATCCAGTGGTCCCAAGTGGTCATGGTACCCATATCAATATTCTGGAGAGGTTGATCGTCATTCTATAGATTCCTTCTGATGTTTGATTTCATGCGGTAGGACCCATATCCACAACTATGTATGTATTAACGTAAGGTTGAGGGTGtcaatgggttgggttgggttgggtagCCCACGCTCAACCCAACCCTCTGCTGGGCTAAGATATTCAACCCAATCCGGCCTTGGTTGACATTGACTGAGCCAGGTTGGTCCTAATTGATCATGGCAGCACTTGTATAATGCTATTTGGATTAAGGGTgctaattggttcggtttcggtttaaatggtgcaGATCGGttcagttcacatttatttgactaaaaccataatcgcacctaggggtgtcaattcttaaaccgaaccggtaaaaccggccagaccgaaccgataacaacacggaccgaaccgaaccgaagccttattgggtcggttcggtttggagtattgcaaccccaaaaccaaaccaaaccgaaccgcaccagaaacggatgaacccgaaaccaaaccgaaaccggctcacacccggaccgaaaccgaaaccaaaccggtaagaaa includes:
- the LOC122066728 gene encoding probable sucrose-phosphate synthase 1 gives rise to the protein MAGNDWINSYLEAILDVGPGIENPKSSLLLRERGRFSPTRYFVEEVITGFDETDLYRSWVKASATRSPQERNTRLENMCWRIWNLARQKKQHEGEEAQRLAKRRLEREKGRREATADMSEDLSEGEKGDVVSELSAHGESNRGRMRRISSVDVMETWASQQKEKKLYIVLISLHGLIRGENMELGRDSDTGGQVKYVVELARALGTMPGVYRVDLLTRQVSAPDVDWSYGEPTEMLTLRNFDSFTDDMGESSGAYIVRIPFGPRDKYVEKELLWPHIPEFVDGALSHIIQMSKVLGEQIGGGQPVWPTAIHGHYADAGDSAALLSGALNVPMLFTGHSLGRDKLEQLLKQGRMSKDEINSTYKIMRRIEGEEISLDASEIVITSTRQEIEEQWRLYDGFDPILERKLRARIKRSVSCYGRFMPRMVVIPPGMEFHHIIPHDGDIDGETEGNEDNQSSPDPPIWSEIMRFFTNPRKPMILALARPDPKKNITTLVKAFGECRPLRELANLTLIMGNRDSIDEMSGTNASVLLTIIKLIDKYDMYGQVAYPKHHKQSDVPDIYRLAAKTKGVFINPAFIEPFGLTLIEAAAYGLPMVATKNGGPVDIHRVLDNGLLVDPHDQQSIADALLKLVADKQLWAKCRQNGLKNIHLFSWPEHCKNYLSRIASCRTRHPQWKRNDDENENSESDSPGDSLRDIQDISLNLKLSLDGEKNEDSATLDSALDSEETFAHRKSKLENAVLTWSKGVLRETNKAGNIEKADQNTMVSKFPALRMRKHIFVIAVDSDTSTELLEYIQKVFKAAGMARASGSVGFILSTALTISEIQTLLLSGGLSATDFDAFICNSGSEIYYPSSSSEGLPSEFPFVVDSDYYLHIEYRWDGDWLRKTLVRWAASVVDKKGKNEEQIFTEDEQRSTSYCYAFNVKNTASVPPAKELRKLLRIQALRCHVIYCQNGTKLHAIPVLASRSQALRYLYVRWGVELSNMVVFVGEGGDTDYEGLIGGVHKTIIFKGVCSSALALLRSSKNYPLEDVVPLDSPNIVQTTEQCSSDDIQVSLGKLGVLKV